In Bdellovibrio sp. GT3, one genomic interval encodes:
- a CDS encoding ATP-dependent Clp protease proteolytic subunit: MATPIPYVIESTAGGERSYDVYSRLLKDRILILGSVVTDEVANALIAQMLFLESDNPEKDIHLYINSPGGSVSAGLAIYDVMNYIKCDVATYCIGVAASMGSFLLSAGAQGKRFSMPHSRILIHQPHLGDGGIGGQVSDIEIHARELVRSKKQLIDLYAQHTAQSAKILTKLMERDHNMTALEAKELGLIDGVIESRKKSILKKAG, translated from the coding sequence ATGGCCACACCTATTCCCTATGTTATTGAAAGCACCGCAGGCGGCGAACGTTCCTATGACGTTTACTCGCGCCTGCTAAAGGACCGGATTCTTATTCTGGGTAGCGTTGTTACCGATGAGGTCGCAAATGCTTTGATCGCCCAGATGTTATTTCTGGAATCAGATAACCCCGAGAAAGACATTCATCTATATATTAACTCACCGGGTGGATCGGTATCGGCGGGGCTCGCGATCTATGATGTTATGAACTATATCAAGTGCGATGTGGCGACTTATTGTATTGGCGTTGCGGCCAGTATGGGTTCGTTTCTTCTTTCAGCCGGGGCCCAAGGAAAAAGATTTTCCATGCCCCATAGTCGCATCTTGATTCACCAGCCGCATTTAGGTGATGGCGGTATCGGCGGACAGGTGAGTGATATTGAAATACACGCCCGTGAGCTTGTGCGCTCAAAAAAGCAATTGATTGATCTCTATGCCCAACACACCGCTCAAAGTGCCAAGATTCTGACGAAGCTGATGGAGCGCGATCATAATATGACGGCACTGGAGGCAAAAGAACTGGGTCTGATTGATGGTGTGATTGAATCAAGAAAGAAAAGTATTCTAAAAAAGGCCGGATAA
- a CDS encoding mechanosensitive ion channel family protein, producing the protein MEKFLFEELQLFSLELAMFLKKTYIVMPTWKWVILALGICLAFVIRPGLQWLLKLFKEHNPIAKRYAKSFSHYLFRFEIERPLAWILIILLLFALDDALELAGKFVTYYEYLLKGFMGFHIIRIVYYMVDAMGYVFADIAAKTESKMDDNLVPFATKAIKFLVVILGFLMILQSFGLNVMSLMAGLGLGGLALALAAQDTAANLFGSITILFDTPFQVGDWVKVKDMEGTVEEVGFRSTRIRTFYNSVITVPNAMMAKETIDNMGVRPFRRVRQIIGIAYETPPDKIKEFCDRVRYCIKQDSTVNPETVVVNFNGYADSQLNVLVQFHLQVFTGPEELEQQQYIFIEILKIAKELGVEFAYPTQTVYYRGGGEAESQQTQQSAIT; encoded by the coding sequence ATGGAAAAGTTTTTATTCGAAGAATTGCAGTTATTCTCCCTTGAATTGGCTATGTTTCTAAAAAAAACCTACATCGTCATGCCCACGTGGAAGTGGGTCATCCTGGCATTGGGCATTTGCCTGGCATTCGTTATTCGTCCGGGCCTGCAATGGCTGTTGAAACTGTTTAAAGAGCACAACCCCATCGCAAAAAGATACGCGAAGAGTTTTTCCCATTACCTCTTCCGCTTTGAAATCGAACGCCCCCTGGCCTGGATCCTGATCATCCTGTTGCTGTTCGCCCTGGATGATGCTCTTGAGCTTGCTGGCAAGTTCGTAACTTACTATGAATACCTTTTAAAGGGCTTCATGGGCTTTCATATCATTCGCATCGTCTATTATATGGTCGATGCCATGGGTTATGTCTTTGCGGATATCGCTGCAAAAACAGAAAGCAAGATGGACGACAATCTGGTTCCGTTTGCCACCAAGGCAATCAAATTCCTGGTTGTTATTCTGGGCTTCCTGATGATCCTGCAAAGCTTTGGCCTTAACGTGATGTCCTTGATGGCCGGTCTGGGTCTTGGGGGTTTGGCATTGGCGTTGGCAGCTCAAGACACGGCCGCCAATTTGTTTGGCTCGATCACGATTCTTTTCGACACTCCATTTCAGGTGGGTGACTGGGTGAAAGTGAAAGACATGGAAGGCACCGTGGAGGAAGTGGGTTTCCGCTCCACACGCATCCGCACATTCTATAACTCGGTCATCACAGTACCTAACGCCATGATGGCCAAAGAAACCATCGACAACATGGGAGTGCGCCCTTTCCGTCGCGTTCGTCAAATTATCGGCATCGCCTACGAAACGCCGCCGGATAAAATCAAAGAATTTTGTGACCGTGTCCGCTACTGCATCAAACAGGACAGCACGGTGAATCCCGAGACCGTAGTGGTGAACTTTAACGGTTATGCGGATTCTCAGTTAAATGTTCTAGTGCAGTTCCATCTGCAGGTCTTCACGGGCCCGGAAGAATTGGAACAGCAGCAATATATCTTTATCGAGATCTTAAAGATCGCCAAAGAACTAGGTGTCGAGTTCGCGTACCCTACACAAACGGTGTACTACCGTGGTGGCGGAGAGGCCGAATCCCAGCAGACTCAGCAATCTGCTATTACTTAA
- a CDS encoding undecaprenyl-diphosphate phosphatase, whose translation MDFMHAIILGIVEGITEFLPISSTGHMIIASSMMGIEDSAFTKAFEVIIQFGAIMSVLVLYWKRFLPNWNFYKKLFVAFLPTAIIGFLAKDLVEHLLGSVQVVAWSLIAGGFVLVWSDKYFAHLTSVGRTTNDLNYKDSAKLGLFQAIAMIPGVSRSGATIMGGLTLGMNKKEAAEFSFFLAVPTMAAATLYKLLKIYKTIEPQQINLLLVGMVVSFIVAMIAIKFFIGIVSRYGFRGFGYYRIVLGIIILALIYTGHDLHMN comes from the coding sequence ATGGATTTTATGCACGCGATTATTTTAGGAATTGTAGAGGGAATCACGGAGTTTCTCCCGATCTCCTCCACCGGTCACATGATCATTGCCAGCTCCATGATGGGTATTGAGGACAGCGCATTTACGAAAGCCTTTGAAGTTATCATTCAATTCGGCGCCATCATGTCTGTTCTGGTATTGTACTGGAAACGATTTTTGCCAAACTGGAACTTCTATAAAAAACTGTTCGTGGCCTTTCTGCCAACCGCCATTATTGGTTTCTTGGCAAAAGATTTAGTCGAACACCTGCTAGGCAGCGTTCAAGTCGTTGCATGGTCTTTGATTGCCGGAGGCTTCGTATTGGTGTGGTCCGACAAGTACTTTGCGCATTTAACTTCAGTCGGCCGAACCACAAATGACCTTAATTATAAGGACTCCGCGAAGCTGGGGCTTTTTCAAGCCATCGCCATGATCCCCGGAGTTTCCCGCTCGGGCGCAACAATCATGGGTGGTTTGACTTTGGGAATGAACAAAAAGGAAGCTGCGGAGTTTTCCTTCTTTTTGGCGGTGCCAACCATGGCTGCAGCCACTCTGTACAAGCTTTTGAAAATTTATAAAACCATTGAACCACAACAGATCAATTTACTTCTGGTCGGCATGGTGGTTTCATTTATCGTGGCGATGATTGCGATCAAATTCTTTATCGGCATCGTCAGCCGTTATGGCTTCCGCGGTTTTGGTTATTATCGTATTGTTTTAGGTATCATCATCCTGGCACTGATCTACACGGGTCATGACCTCCACATGAACTAA
- a CDS encoding S8 family peptidase, whose amino-acid sequence MKRALLMGAMLVGSQAFAGEYLVKYNNTGALNLLNSMSLVKVSALNVMDHNETASLVKVDIRKQQEAEVLATLLSQPGVEYVVPNARMKAFTHSVDAAALKEQWAMGKVNAEKAWQRAGNKGSKNIIVAVIDTGVDYTHQALSPNMVPGYNFKDKNNDPMDKTSYQNPGHGTHCAGVIGATGLVDGGIVGIAPNVSMMPLRFLGENGSGDLNDAIKSIDYAIEKGAQVISASWGATIPRNQAMPLVEAVKRADDKGVIFVAAAANDGKNNDSTEVYPANNGFPNSITVAASGPSDAKPSWSNYGTATVHVAAPGEEIMSTLPKNKYGNLSGTSMATPLVSGIVALLKSQDPSLTGAQIRAILQTTGAKVSIQTACNCRVDAFNAVDAVMGKKMVVVPAAATLSGNETLNLAILNGKAPFKYTSSNASVASVSDAGVITAVANGTTAISVTDAEGKTASTLDINVGKKASQNPGNPGNPGNPGDPGDGSCPIGDQSMCDIICQIKPDLPFCQK is encoded by the coding sequence ATGAAACGTGCATTATTAATGGGTGCAATGTTGGTTGGATCTCAAGCATTCGCAGGGGAATACTTGGTCAAGTACAACAACACGGGCGCTCTAAACCTATTGAATTCAATGTCCTTAGTTAAGGTATCAGCTTTGAATGTGATGGATCACAACGAAACTGCAAGCCTTGTGAAAGTTGACATCAGAAAACAACAAGAAGCTGAAGTTTTGGCGACTCTTTTGTCGCAACCAGGCGTTGAGTACGTAGTACCAAACGCAAGAATGAAAGCTTTCACTCACTCTGTTGACGCTGCTGCTTTGAAAGAGCAATGGGCTATGGGCAAAGTGAATGCTGAAAAAGCATGGCAACGCGCTGGCAACAAAGGTAGCAAAAACATTATCGTTGCTGTTATCGACACTGGTGTTGATTACACTCACCAAGCTTTGTCGCCAAATATGGTTCCGGGCTACAACTTTAAAGACAAAAACAATGATCCAATGGACAAAACGTCTTACCAAAACCCAGGTCACGGTACTCACTGTGCTGGTGTGATTGGTGCGACTGGTTTGGTTGATGGTGGTATCGTTGGTATCGCTCCAAACGTTTCCATGATGCCTCTTCGCTTCTTGGGCGAAAACGGTTCTGGTGACTTGAACGATGCTATCAAATCTATCGACTACGCGATCGAAAAAGGCGCGCAAGTGATCTCTGCTTCTTGGGGTGCAACTATTCCAAGAAATCAAGCGATGCCACTTGTTGAGGCTGTTAAACGTGCTGACGACAAAGGCGTGATCTTCGTAGCAGCGGCAGCGAATGATGGTAAAAACAATGACAGCACTGAAGTGTATCCGGCAAACAACGGTTTCCCGAATTCAATCACAGTGGCTGCATCTGGTCCGTCTGACGCAAAACCATCTTGGTCTAACTACGGGACAGCAACTGTTCACGTAGCAGCTCCAGGTGAAGAAATCATGTCAACTTTGCCTAAAAATAAGTATGGCAACTTGTCTGGTACTTCAATGGCGACTCCACTTGTTTCTGGAATCGTGGCTTTGTTGAAATCTCAGGACCCTTCTTTGACGGGTGCTCAGATCCGCGCGATCTTGCAAACGACTGGTGCTAAAGTTTCCATCCAAACAGCTTGTAACTGCCGTGTTGATGCTTTCAACGCAGTAGACGCTGTAATGGGTAAGAAAATGGTCGTTGTTCCAGCTGCAGCTACTTTGAGCGGCAATGAAACACTGAACCTGGCTATTCTGAACGGTAAAGCTCCATTCAAGTACACAAGCTCAAACGCTTCTGTAGCTTCTGTTTCTGACGCGGGTGTTATCACTGCTGTAGCTAACGGTACAACAGCGATCTCTGTAACAGATGCTGAAGGTAAAACGGCTTCTACATTGGATATCAATGTAGGTAAAAAAGCTTCTCAAAATCCAGGCAATCCAGGTAACCCAGGTAATCCGGGTGACCCAGGTGATGGTTCTTGCCCAATTGGTGATCAATCAATGTGCGATATCATCTGCCAAATCAAACCTGATCTTCCATTCTGCCAAAAGTAA
- a CDS encoding PilZ domain-containing protein, whose translation MKRKPWAIIVLALLHIIAPLGSFIFNAIRAGRTFEAQWYFWTKILPPAFMLIYVCLPIMAGIFIYLCKRWSYWAYLACLAIIFVTNVMAFMANMTWLNFFYLIVVLLVDLLAVAYFVVPAVRQVYFDPRMRWWEAAPRFVFKNAVTVNGSEGEISNISKGGVFINTGLNLFEDQSVNLEWLFEGQNYKALGTVVFKNKTGSGYGVQFKEVDSNASVKSLCNTLKSRGQMVPERLPGPEDSFGVWLKKVLTKREGLIPKK comes from the coding sequence ATGAAAAGAAAACCTTGGGCCATTATCGTTCTTGCACTTCTACATATCATCGCCCCTCTAGGAAGTTTTATCTTCAATGCCATCCGGGCAGGGCGCACCTTCGAAGCACAGTGGTATTTTTGGACAAAGATTCTGCCTCCAGCATTCATGCTTATCTATGTATGTTTGCCGATCATGGCAGGGATCTTCATTTACCTGTGTAAACGTTGGTCTTATTGGGCATATCTGGCATGTTTGGCGATAATTTTCGTCACCAACGTGATGGCCTTTATGGCCAACATGACGTGGTTGAATTTCTTCTATTTGATTGTTGTCCTGTTGGTGGATCTGTTGGCGGTGGCTTACTTTGTTGTGCCGGCAGTTCGTCAGGTTTACTTCGATCCACGCATGCGTTGGTGGGAAGCAGCTCCGCGCTTTGTCTTTAAAAATGCGGTGACTGTGAATGGCTCCGAAGGCGAGATCAGCAACATCTCCAAAGGTGGGGTGTTCATCAACACGGGTTTGAATCTTTTCGAAGATCAAAGCGTGAATTTGGAATGGCTGTTTGAAGGTCAAAATTATAAAGCATTGGGCACAGTGGTATTTAAGAATAAAACAGGCTCCGGCTATGGTGTTCAGTTTAAAGAAGTGGATTCCAATGCCAGCGTGAAAAGTCTTTGCAATACCCTGAAGTCTCGTGGCCAAATGGTTCCTGAGCGTTTGCCAGGACCTGAAGACAGCTTCGGTGTTTGGCTTAAGAAAGTTCTCACGAAGCGTGAGGGCCTTATCCCTAAGAAATAG
- a CDS encoding enoyl-CoA hydratase-related protein produces the protein MSFYSQSFPHLKVSLKKHQLWVTLDNPEQSNAITYEMVGSLTRVLRFADFDSEVRVIVLTGEGANFCAGGDVKAMENKTGMFAGDSNELRMRYIHGIQQIPKCIEELSTPMIAMVNGAAIGAGCDLAMMCDLRVGSEKSKFGETFVKLGLVPGDGGSFFLQRVIGYSKAMQMSLTGDLVSGEEAFKWGLVNYYVSGDLVAETEKIADKISSNAPVAVQMTKKLMKSAYLHDANAVLEQAAAYQGITQRTQDHFVALKAIKDKKSPEFTGN, from the coding sequence ATGTCATTTTATTCGCAAAGTTTCCCGCATTTGAAAGTCTCTTTAAAGAAACATCAACTGTGGGTCACTTTGGATAATCCCGAGCAAAGTAATGCCATCACCTATGAGATGGTGGGCTCTTTGACTCGGGTTTTGCGTTTTGCGGACTTTGATAGCGAAGTTCGCGTGATAGTTCTGACGGGCGAGGGTGCGAACTTTTGTGCCGGTGGGGATGTAAAAGCCATGGAAAACAAAACCGGAATGTTTGCCGGCGACTCCAACGAACTTCGAATGCGCTATATCCACGGTATTCAGCAGATTCCCAAATGCATTGAAGAGCTTTCAACTCCCATGATTGCCATGGTGAACGGCGCTGCCATCGGGGCGGGCTGTGATCTGGCGATGATGTGTGATCTGCGTGTGGGCTCTGAAAAATCAAAATTTGGTGAGACCTTTGTAAAATTGGGTTTGGTTCCCGGAGATGGTGGCAGCTTCTTTTTGCAAAGAGTGATCGGTTATTCCAAAGCGATGCAAATGTCTCTGACCGGGGATTTGGTTTCCGGTGAAGAGGCCTTCAAGTGGGGCCTTGTGAATTACTACGTGAGTGGTGATTTGGTGGCAGAAACTGAAAAGATCGCCGATAAAATCTCCTCCAATGCGCCGGTTGCGGTGCAAATGACTAAAAAACTGATGAAGTCCGCGTATCTTCATGATGCAAATGCAGTCCTGGAGCAGGCGGCGGCTTATCAGGGAATCACGCAAAGAACTCAGGATCACTTTGTCGCACTTAAAGCGATAAAGGATAAAAAATCCCCTGAGTTCACTGGCAACTAG
- a CDS encoding tRNA-uridine aminocarboxypropyltransferase, giving the protein MDVQSYLAKKEKLKSEAPVYRELCDDCVQPKFSCYCEHVKKFDPGMDVVILIHPIELRRRIATGRMSHLVLKNSYLIRGQDYSNNVLVNQLLQDPTRHCMMLYPGKNSANLSEMEAKEKATLVPEGKRLTLFVIDGTWATAVKTIRQSLNLQTIPRICFSPDKPSNFRVRKQPKDFCYSTIEAIHQTIELAGDVVGFDVNSRRHDDLLYVFEKMVERQIECAQSGEAKPRHLRYSRDLKRKLGLTGKVF; this is encoded by the coding sequence ATGGATGTTCAGTCTTATTTGGCGAAAAAAGAAAAGCTAAAGTCAGAAGCACCTGTATATCGGGAGCTTTGTGATGATTGTGTGCAGCCCAAATTCAGCTGTTACTGCGAACATGTTAAGAAGTTTGATCCGGGAATGGATGTGGTCATCCTGATTCATCCGATCGAGCTTCGTCGCAGAATCGCCACGGGACGCATGTCACATTTGGTTTTAAAGAATTCCTATTTAATCCGCGGGCAGGATTACTCCAATAACGTATTGGTGAATCAGCTTTTACAGGATCCCACTCGCCACTGCATGATGCTGTATCCGGGAAAAAACTCCGCAAATTTAAGTGAAATGGAAGCTAAGGAAAAAGCCACTCTGGTGCCTGAGGGCAAGCGATTGACCTTGTTTGTAATTGATGGAACCTGGGCCACGGCGGTGAAAACCATTCGCCAAAGTTTGAATCTGCAGACGATCCCCAGAATTTGTTTTTCTCCGGATAAGCCCTCTAACTTCAGGGTGCGCAAGCAGCCCAAGGATTTTTGCTATTCCACCATTGAGGCGATTCATCAGACAATTGAACTGGCCGGCGACGTTGTGGGTTTTGACGTGAATTCCCGTCGTCACGATGATCTTTTGTATGTGTTTGAAAAAATGGTGGAGCGCCAGATTGAATGCGCCCAAAGTGGTGAGGCGAAACCACGACACCTTCGTTACAGCCGGGACCTGAAAAGGAAACTCGGTCTTACGGGGAAGGTGTTTTAG
- a CDS encoding inner membrane-spanning protein YciB has protein sequence MSQDSAKSKALAVFFAGLLPVIAFTVIEEYYGTIAGLIAGMVFGVGEICFELYKHKKVQKITWIGNGLLLVLGGVSLLSDEGIWFKLQPALMEAVFAVALWISVLMKKPLIVVLAEQQGQKLPEFMKSRMSGMTFRMGIFFAIHTGLAVWAAFYWSTSAWALLKGVGLTVSLIVYMLAEIFYIRRAAMRSLTREQILEQIEKTKTPSP, from the coding sequence ATGTCCCAGGACTCTGCCAAATCCAAGGCCCTTGCCGTCTTTTTTGCAGGGCTTTTACCAGTCATCGCCTTCACCGTTATCGAGGAATACTACGGCACCATCGCGGGTCTTATCGCCGGCATGGTGTTTGGTGTTGGCGAAATCTGCTTTGAACTTTACAAGCACAAGAAAGTGCAAAAAATCACCTGGATCGGCAATGGCTTGCTTTTAGTTCTGGGTGGCGTCTCTTTGCTTTCTGACGAGGGCATCTGGTTTAAACTTCAGCCGGCCCTCATGGAAGCCGTGTTTGCGGTGGCCTTGTGGATTTCAGTTTTAATGAAGAAACCACTGATCGTCGTACTGGCTGAGCAGCAAGGTCAAAAGCTTCCAGAATTTATGAAATCCCGAATGAGCGGAATGACTTTTAGAATGGGGATCTTTTTTGCGATCCACACTGGACTTGCCGTTTGGGCGGCCTTTTACTGGAGCACAAGTGCGTGGGCCCTGCTAAAAGGTGTCGGCCTTACCGTAAGTTTGATCGTCTATATGCTGGCTGAAATTTTCTATATCCGCAGGGCCGCGATGAGATCGCTGACGCGTGAACAGATCCTTGAGCAGATAGAAAAAACTAAAACACCTTCCCCGTAA
- a CDS encoding dihydroorotase has translation MYDIIIRGGTCLLPHPSNNGMIEQQADIGITNGRITKIREKIFDTAPCIIDATGLHVLPGVIDSQVHFREPGLTHKEDLETGTKAAVLGGVTSIFEMPNTNPATTTVQHFHDKLNLAKNRAHANYAFFVGAGHDNVNILQNLEILPHCSGIKIFMGSSTGTLLVEDDETLENILNQGHRRVIVHSEDEMRLRERRHIAVDMADVHYHPVWRDVETAVSSTNRLLKLARKTGRKIHVLHVSTAEEMDILQNSKDIATVEVLPQHLTLYAPDCYDRLGTYAQQNPPIREKRHMDRLWKALQDGTVDVIGSDHAPHTREEKDRPYPASPSGVPGVQTLVPIMLNHVNEGRLSLQKFVELVTENPCRVFNVKNKGRLREGFDADVTIVDMKKQMTIDNSMIASRCGWTPFHGMQVTGWVTHTVVSGKLAMAHGEIVEAHSGTPVNFEGTL, from the coding sequence ATGTACGATATTATAATCCGAGGCGGAACCTGTTTACTTCCCCACCCGTCCAATAACGGCATGATTGAACAGCAGGCCGACATCGGAATCACCAATGGCCGCATCACCAAGATTCGTGAAAAAATTTTTGATACTGCCCCCTGCATAATCGATGCAACTGGACTTCATGTTTTACCCGGCGTGATCGACAGCCAGGTTCACTTTCGCGAACCAGGCCTTACTCACAAAGAAGATCTGGAAACCGGCACCAAAGCGGCCGTTCTGGGTGGCGTTACCAGCATCTTTGAAATGCCCAACACCAATCCGGCAACAACCACCGTCCAACACTTTCACGACAAACTGAACCTGGCTAAAAACCGCGCTCACGCCAACTACGCTTTCTTTGTTGGCGCCGGCCATGACAACGTAAACATTCTGCAGAATCTTGAAATCCTGCCCCATTGCTCCGGTATCAAAATCTTCATGGGAAGTTCCACAGGGACCCTGTTGGTCGAAGACGATGAGACCCTGGAAAATATTTTAAATCAGGGCCATCGTCGAGTTATCGTTCATAGCGAGGACGAGATGCGCCTGCGCGAACGCCGCCATATCGCCGTCGACATGGCCGATGTTCACTACCACCCCGTTTGGAGAGACGTTGAAACAGCAGTCAGCTCAACGAATCGCCTGCTGAAACTTGCCCGCAAGACCGGCCGTAAAATTCACGTTCTGCACGTTTCCACCGCTGAAGAGATGGATATTCTGCAAAACTCCAAAGACATCGCCACTGTTGAAGTGTTGCCCCAACATCTGACACTGTATGCACCTGACTGCTATGACCGTTTGGGAACTTATGCCCAACAAAATCCTCCGATCCGCGAAAAGCGCCACATGGACCGCCTTTGGAAAGCCCTTCAGGATGGCACCGTGGATGTGATCGGATCTGATCACGCACCTCATACACGTGAGGAAAAAGATCGTCCTTATCCAGCAAGCCCCTCTGGCGTTCCCGGCGTGCAAACTCTGGTGCCGATCATGCTAAATCACGTCAACGAAGGCCGTCTGTCTTTGCAAAAATTTGTAGAGCTGGTGACCGAAAATCCGTGCCGCGTATTCAATGTGAAAAACAAAGGACGCCTGCGCGAAGGTTTTGATGCCGATGTGACGATTGTGGATATGAAAAAACAAATGACCATCGACAACTCCATGATCGCCAGCCGCTGTGGTTGGACTCCGTTCCATGGGATGCAAGTTACCGGCTGGGTGACCCACACTGTGGTTTCCGGAAAACTGGCAATGGCTCACGGAGAAATCGTGGAAGCGCATTCCGGCACACCAGTGAATTTCGAGGGCACACTTTAA
- a CDS encoding HEAT repeat domain-containing protein, whose protein sequence is MNTKILLPVLLIGFSSSVFAAKSVPSPDALSSAMEVLNLPGENRRMAIDGNPKFYDSFISLAFSEKQPMNLRWKALMGAAESKKLEATADLLKAGSHDQWYMRNAALVALSEVNPIQAEKLAQKLIKDKALVVRSAAVEVLGKNMTAETRDLLWEELNKDYNFKNKQSLWVRHQIVEQLSKKPMDHELKSFAGLLTDNDDRVQLPAVRGLQKLTGVKLGENKLKQNELVSLWKDYVKKEKL, encoded by the coding sequence ATGAATACAAAAATCCTGTTGCCCGTTTTGCTTATAGGTTTTTCTTCAAGTGTTTTCGCAGCCAAATCCGTGCCTTCACCTGATGCTTTAAGTTCCGCGATGGAAGTCCTGAATTTGCCTGGTGAAAATCGTCGTATGGCGATCGATGGCAACCCTAAGTTCTATGATTCATTTATCTCTTTGGCATTCAGTGAAAAGCAACCCATGAACCTTCGTTGGAAGGCTTTGATGGGGGCGGCGGAATCCAAAAAGCTTGAGGCGACGGCGGATCTTTTGAAGGCCGGCTCCCATGATCAGTGGTACATGAGAAACGCAGCCTTGGTTGCGTTGTCTGAAGTGAACCCGATCCAAGCAGAAAAGCTTGCTCAAAAACTAATCAAAGACAAAGCCCTGGTGGTTCGTTCTGCCGCGGTGGAAGTTCTTGGTAAAAACATGACAGCCGAGACCCGCGATCTTTTGTGGGAAGAGTTGAACAAGGACTACAACTTTAAAAACAAACAAAGTCTTTGGGTTCGTCATCAAATCGTGGAGCAGTTGTCCAAAAAGCCAATGGACCATGAGTTGAAATCCTTTGCAGGGTTGTTGACGGATAACGACGACCGGGTGCAATTGCCGGCGGTTCGCGGTTTACAAAAACTGACGGGCGTGAAGCTGGGCGAAAACAAGCTAAAGCAAAATGAGCTTGTGAGTCTTTGGAAAGACTACGTCAAAAAAGAAAAGCTCTAA
- a CDS encoding DoxX family protein → MNIKSFLFANNTGQTGQIGILLLRLFAGLVMAFAHGMGKFPISEQMIAGVESVGFPMPALFAYAAALTEFAGGVLLALGLFTRPVGILLAFTMFVAGVFIHAADPFKIKELAFLYMFVFIFFACYGGGRFSLDNKLASKA, encoded by the coding sequence ATGAATATCAAAAGCTTTCTTTTTGCGAATAACACCGGCCAAACAGGTCAGATCGGCATCCTGCTGCTTCGTCTTTTTGCGGGCTTGGTTATGGCCTTTGCTCACGGTATGGGTAAATTCCCGATCTCTGAGCAAATGATCGCTGGAGTTGAATCGGTTGGCTTTCCGATGCCAGCACTCTTTGCTTACGCCGCCGCATTAACTGAATTTGCCGGAGGGGTCTTACTTGCTTTGGGACTTTTCACTCGCCCGGTGGGAATCCTTTTGGCATTCACGATGTTCGTGGCTGGCGTCTTTATCCACGCGGCCGACCCATTCAAAATCAAAGAACTCGCATTCCTTTATATGTTCGTTTTCATTTTCTTTGCCTGCTACGGTGGCGGAAGATTCTCTTTGGATAACAAGCTGGCTTCGAAAGCTTAG